One Misgurnus anguillicaudatus chromosome 22, ASM2758022v2, whole genome shotgun sequence DNA segment encodes these proteins:
- the ogfod2 gene encoding 2-oxoglutarate and iron-dependent oxygenase domain-containing protein 2 isoform X1 gives MKRFYTCSCFVTDNIFLEEYKLHVRFVSESQFKKDYQNILRSSGCVTESQFSDLLGKIHAEIARRQNHELKSAERTAAIKEIYKPLHQHVYNLQESFLAPEFLQMVKYCSSSEATVDGLIKLIQKEAAQRVYRFPVFRREFCKDLINELEHFEQSHAPKGRPNTMNNYGILLNELGFDESFITPLREVYLRPLTALLFSDCGGNCLDSHKAFVVKYAMHEDLDLSYHYDNAEVTLNVSLGKEFTEGNLFFGDMRQVPLSETECVEVEHHVTEGLLHRGQHMHGALPISSGTRWNLIIWMRASRERNKLCPMCVLGVISRKIEGKEGKANDCLKNGNTKDPQVYPVIIISKILESLI, from the exons ATGAAGAGATTTTACACGTGCAGTTGCTTTGTCACAgataacatttttcttgaagAATACAAACTGCACGTCCGTTTTGTCTCAGAGAGCCAGTTCAAGAAGGACTATCAAAAC ATCCTGAGAAGTTCAGGATGCGTGACTGAATCTCAGTTCAGCGACTTGCTTGGAAAG ATTCATGCAGAAATCGCGAGACGACAGAATCATGAATTGAAGTCAGCAGAGAGGACTGCTGCCATCAAGGAAATCTATAAACCTCTACATCAACATGTTTATAATCTACAG GAGTCATTCCTGGCCCCAGAGTTTCTACAGATGGTGAAGTACTGTTCTTCAAGTGAAGCTACAGTAGATGGACTGATTAAGCTCATCCAGAAAGAGGCAG CACAAAGAGTCTATCGGTTTCCAGTATTCCGAAGGGAATTTTGCAAGGACCTTATAAATGAGCTGGAGCATTTTGAACAGTCGCATGCACCGAAGGGGAGACCAAACACCATGAACAATTATGGG attcTCCTTAATGAACTGGGTTTTGATGAGAGCTTCATCACCCCGCTGAGAGAGGTCTATCTGCGCCCACTCACAGCTCTGCTCTTCAGTGACTGTGGGGGAAACTGTCTGGACAGTCACAAAGCTTTCGTGGTGAAATACGCAATGCATGAAGACTTGGACCTTAGCTATCACTACGACAATGCTGAAGTCACTCTCAACGTTTCACTGGGGAAAGAGTTTACGGAGGGGAACCTGTTCTTTGGAGATATGAGACAG GTTCCTTTAAGTGAGACTGAGTGTGTGGAGGTGGAGCATCACGTAACCGAGGGTCTGCTTCACAGGGGCCAGCACATGCATGGAGCTTTGCCCATCTCCTCAGGTACACGATGGAATCTGATTATATGGATGCGAGCCTCACGTGAGAGGAACAAACTCTGCCCCATGTGTG TTTTGGGTGTCATAAGCAGGAAAATAGAGGGAAAGGAAGGAAAAGCAAATGATTGTTTGAAGAACGGCAACACTAAAGACCCACAGGTATACCCAGTAATCATCATTTCAAAGATATTGGAATCTTTAATATAA
- the ogfod2 gene encoding 2-oxoglutarate and iron-dependent oxygenase domain-containing protein 2 isoform X2 has protein sequence MKRFYTCSCFVTDNIFLEEYKLHVRFVSESQFKKDYQNILRSSGCVTESQFSDLLGKIHAEIARRQNHELKSAERTAAIKEIYKPLHQHVYNLQESFLAPEFLQMVKYCSSSEATVDGLIKLIQKEAAQRVYRFPVFRREFCKDLINELEHFEQSHAPKGRPNTMNNYGILLNELGFDESFITPLREVYLRPLTALLFSDCGGNCLDSHKAFVVKYAMHEDLDLSYHYDNAEVTLNVSLGKEFTEGNLFFGDMRQVPLSETECVEVEHHVTEGLLHRGQHMHGALPISSGTRWNLIIWMRASRERNKLCPMCGKKPTLVESDGYGDGFTMDSDETSSNMSCNVT, from the exons ATGAAGAGATTTTACACGTGCAGTTGCTTTGTCACAgataacatttttcttgaagAATACAAACTGCACGTCCGTTTTGTCTCAGAGAGCCAGTTCAAGAAGGACTATCAAAAC ATCCTGAGAAGTTCAGGATGCGTGACTGAATCTCAGTTCAGCGACTTGCTTGGAAAG ATTCATGCAGAAATCGCGAGACGACAGAATCATGAATTGAAGTCAGCAGAGAGGACTGCTGCCATCAAGGAAATCTATAAACCTCTACATCAACATGTTTATAATCTACAG GAGTCATTCCTGGCCCCAGAGTTTCTACAGATGGTGAAGTACTGTTCTTCAAGTGAAGCTACAGTAGATGGACTGATTAAGCTCATCCAGAAAGAGGCAG CACAAAGAGTCTATCGGTTTCCAGTATTCCGAAGGGAATTTTGCAAGGACCTTATAAATGAGCTGGAGCATTTTGAACAGTCGCATGCACCGAAGGGGAGACCAAACACCATGAACAATTATGGG attcTCCTTAATGAACTGGGTTTTGATGAGAGCTTCATCACCCCGCTGAGAGAGGTCTATCTGCGCCCACTCACAGCTCTGCTCTTCAGTGACTGTGGGGGAAACTGTCTGGACAGTCACAAAGCTTTCGTGGTGAAATACGCAATGCATGAAGACTTGGACCTTAGCTATCACTACGACAATGCTGAAGTCACTCTCAACGTTTCACTGGGGAAAGAGTTTACGGAGGGGAACCTGTTCTTTGGAGATATGAGACAG GTTCCTTTAAGTGAGACTGAGTGTGTGGAGGTGGAGCATCACGTAACCGAGGGTCTGCTTCACAGGGGCCAGCACATGCATGGAGCTTTGCCCATCTCCTCAGGTACACGATGGAATCTGATTATATGGATGCGAGCCTCACGTGAGAGGAACAAACTCTGCCCCATGTGTGGTAAGAAACCCACACTAGTTGAGAGCGATGGATACGGTGATGGCTTCACCATGGACTCTGACGAAACTAGTAGTAACATGTCATGTAATGTAACATAA
- the LOC141358856 gene encoding gypsy retrotransposon integrase-like protein 1, with product MLSVDSLQVAEEEVVESSSNRLGDIYTFVADGCFPQTMNPIRKKNLKRYAQKFIIDDGRLYYVGPKKEEKREVVIEADRKRQIFLECHFNDMGHHLGQKKTVHRIQSKYYWLGIVKDVVDWIKVCETCQHTERNKNLARTIRPIKVEGPWEILAIEIIGPFPGTVHRGNAHIVIITDYYSKWVEAFPIQKKDGLCVARCISSSFYRFGPAKTIFCSQSIELCEEVTKHLCDRWNIASRVLSVDQPQRSALFDRSSHLLRDAIKQMVVEKQVEWDDFLDPVLAIFRTSINPTTKFTPHFLMFNRKASVSHELKFDPLSYNQDQDGYTLNEKDTNSFLSSIQEQQNNVRQMVITNMNIAYRQEKKNAKRKARNMPSITLTVTDPMFSTEGSPSPKKITESLYLSLPVETVLTTVQNVAEDKKNSLEYSLTDVH from the exons ATGTTGAGTGTGGACTCGTTGCAAGTTGCCGAAGAGGAGGTGGTGGAGTCCAGCTCAAACAGACTGGGGGACATTTACACTTTCGTCGCCGATGGCTGTTTCCCCCAAACCATGAATCCCATTCGCAAGAAAAATCTTAAACGATATGCTCAAAAATTTATAATTGATG ATGGCCGGCTGTATTACGTTGGaccaaaaaaagaagaaaagcgAGAAGTTGTGATTGAAGCAGACCGGAAGAGACAGATATTCCTGGAGTGTCACTTTAATGATATGGGGCATCACTTGGGACAGAAGAAGACTGTTCACAGGATTCAGAGTAAATACTACTGGCTTGGCATTGTCAAGGATGTTGTGGATTGG ATTAAAGTGTGTGAAACATGTCAGCACACAGAGCGAAATAAAAACTTGGCAAGAACAATACGACCCATCAAGGTGGAGGGTCCGTGGGAGATTCTGGCTATAGAAATAATTG gtCCTTTTCCAGGAACTGTACATCGAGGAAACGCACACATTGTTATCATCACAGATTACTATAGTAAATGGGTTGAGGCCTTTCCTATACAAAAGAAAGATGGTCTTTGTGTTGCAAGATGCATTTCATCATCATTTTACAG atttGGCCCAGCAAAGACAATATTTTGCTCTCAAAGTATTGAGTTGTGTGAAGAG GTTACTAAGCACTTGTGTGACCGGTGGAACATAGCGTCCAGGGTGTTGTCAGTAGACCAGCCGCAGCGGAGCGCACTGTTTGATCGCAGCAGTCATCTACTGAGAGACGCCATAAAACAGATGGTGGTGGAGAAACAGGTGGAATGGGATGATTTTCTAGATCCAGTTTTAGCGATCTTCAGAACTTCAATCAACCCTACGACAAAATTCACACCtcactttttaatgtttaacagAAAAGCCAGCGTGTCTCATGAG ttaaagtttgATCCTCTTAGTTACAACCAAGACCAGGATGGATATACCCTTAATGAAAAAGACACCAACTCTTTTCTGTCCTCCATTCAAGAACAACAGAATAATGTCAGACAGATG gTAATTACAAATATGAATATTGCCTACAGACAGGAAAAGAAGAATGCAAAACGGAAAGCTAGAAACATGCCTTCTATAACTCTAACTGTGACGGACCCAATGTTCAGCACAGAGGGATCACCCTCACCCAAAAAAATTACAGAAAGCCTGTACTTGTCTCTTCCAGTAGAGACCGTCCTTACCACAGTCCAGAATGTAGCTGAAGACAAGAAAAATAGCTTAGAATATTCTCTAACAGATGTGCACTGA